A single Triticum dicoccoides isolate Atlit2015 ecotype Zavitan chromosome 2A, WEW_v2.0, whole genome shotgun sequence DNA region contains:
- the LOC119355412 gene encoding uncharacterized protein LOC119355412, with translation MPVRAARRRTGPHQRPPDDLLLLILARLGCAGAAARTGVLSRRWRGLWPRLRQIVFRDVPYASLEAALGGVSRPPPPVSLLEFRIPDKRLPGHRRPDSAGINSLLLAAAGLEPESLVVALPSHLIGCTVVLDLPYFHRAASIVLDICSILSVPAGVEFPALETLSLSCFLPDLDSFIPCCPRLRTLRLGSLLLGVLCLNSVSLQELVVDREAGLTDHISIVAPVLRQLTMSFISSNPSISVSAPMLEKVSWRCCYNDGSIVFGFWLLEEVLLRTAETQGQLSSLHIHFGARSLIFHGEADTITQDIEKHMIAEFSILELHLRTSGHMFGALAFYLLGSNRICTTMQKLKVILQRSAVKERCSPDCPCESSGWRVQTISLTALEEVEINGFEGDNHELDFLKLVLRCAPMLKRMIVKLSDKASASSYRRTKLYNIFRAN, from the exons ATGCCCGTCCGAGCAGCTAGACGGCGGACCGGACCGCATCAGCGTCCTCCCGACGACCTGCTCCTCCTCATCCTCGCCCGACTCGGAtgcgccggcgccgccgcgcgcACCGGCGTCCTCTCCCGCCGGTGGCGCGGCCTCTGGCCCCGCCTCCGCCAGATCGTGTTCCGCGACGTCCCCTacgcttcgctcgaagcggcgctcGGCGGCGTCTCTCGCCCCCCTCCCCCGGTTTCCCTCCTCGAATTCCGCATCCCCGACAAGCGCCTCCCTGGGCATCGCAGGCCCGACTCCGCCGGCATCAACTCGCTGCTGCTCGCCGCAGCGGGGCTCGAGCCGGAGTCGCTCGTCGTGGCTCTCCCCTCGCACTTAATAGGCTGTACCGTCGTCCTCGACCTGCCTTACTTCCACCGCGCCGCCTCCATCGTGCTGGACATTTGTTCCATCCTCAGCGTGCCTGCCGGCGTCGAGTTCCCCGCGCTCGAGACGCTGTCTTTGTCGTGCTTCCTTCCCGACCTTGACTCCTTCATCCCCTGCTGCCCGCGCTTGCGCACGCTCCGGCTTGGCAGCCTCCTTTTGGGCGTCCTGTGCCTCAACTCTGTGTCGCTGCAGGAGCTTGTGGTGGATCGCGAGGCAGGATTGACAGACCATATCAGCATCGTTGCCCCCGTGCTCAGGCAATTGACCATGTCCTTCATATCCTCGAACCCCAGCATCTCCGTCTCGGCACCAATGCTGGAGAAGGTCTCATGGCGCTGCTGCTATAACGACGGCTCTATTGTGTTTGGTTTTTGGCTACTGGAGGAGGTGTTACTACGGACAGCAGAGACACAAGGACAACTCTCTTCGCTGCACATTCATTTTGGCGCC AGATCGTTGATTTTTCATGGTGAAGCGGATACCATTACTCAGGATATAGAAAAGCATATGATTGCTGAGTTTTCTATTTTGGAACTACATCTCCGAACAAGTGGACATATGTTTGGAGCACTCGCGTTTTATCTCCTAGGGAGTAATCGAATTTGTACTACTATGCAGAAGCTTAAGGTCATCCTACAGAGATCAGCG GTGAAAGAAAGATGCTCACCAGATTGTCCATGTGAGTCCTCGGGCTGGAGAGTCCAAACTATCTCCTTGACTGCTCTCGAAGAAGTGGAGATCAACGGCTTTGAAGGAGACAATCATGAGCTTGATTTCTTGAAACTGGTACTCAGATGTGCGCCAATGCTTAAAAGAATGATTGTGAAGCTGTCAGATAAGGCCTCAGCAAGTAGCTATAGACGCACAAAACTATACAACATCTTCAGGGCCAATTAA